In Candidatus Aminicenantes bacterium, a single genomic region encodes these proteins:
- a CDS encoding mandelate racemase, producing MDRRKFLKTALAAAAADEAWASIPSSRLTWPLVGRPLIVPPPTRIARIDLFPVLYPVSGYFKFFAGPGGRTGRPAVIIKITADDGTVGWGQSVPLSTWSDETWEGSVAALRVYFAPTLIGLDPENLEAAQAALDKSVAGGFSTGLPITRAGLDLALHDLAGKRRGISLARLWGKPEGGRLTLSWTVNVRTLGEADAVIEEGRRRGYAHFNIKIGPDPDFDIALAKAVRKAAPQAFLWADANGGYDQETALLAAPRLADAGVDVLESPLRPNRISGYQALKKQGALPILMDEGVVSPADLEEFIRLGMLDGISAKPARCGGLRSNKHQIEICRERGLMWLGSGLTDPDISLAASLALYGAFGLAKPAALNGPQFLAADVLKTPLRIEGGIAQVPTGPGLGIDVDEAKVVDLMKRSGGGKLLG from the coding sequence ATGGACCGAAGGAAATTCCTCAAAACGGCCCTGGCCGCTGCCGCGGCCGATGAGGCCTGGGCCTCGATTCCGTCGAGCCGGCTGACCTGGCCGCTTGTCGGGAGGCCGCTAATAGTCCCCCCGCCTACCCGCATCGCCCGAATCGATCTCTTCCCCGTCCTCTACCCCGTCTCGGGCTACTTCAAGTTCTTCGCCGGACCCGGCGGCCGGACCGGCCGGCCCGCGGTCATCATTAAAATCACGGCTGATGACGGGACCGTCGGCTGGGGCCAGTCCGTCCCGCTGTCCACATGGAGCGACGAGACCTGGGAAGGATCTGTCGCCGCCCTTCGAGTCTATTTCGCCCCCACCCTGATCGGCCTCGATCCCGAGAATCTCGAAGCGGCCCAGGCCGCCCTGGACAAGTCTGTTGCGGGCGGTTTCTCGACGGGGCTTCCCATCACCCGGGCCGGGCTTGACCTGGCTCTGCACGACTTGGCCGGCAAGCGCCGCGGCATCTCCCTGGCCCGCCTCTGGGGGAAGCCCGAAGGCGGACGCTTGACGCTGTCCTGGACGGTCAACGTCCGGACGCTGGGCGAAGCGGACGCCGTGATCGAGGAAGGCCGCCGCCGCGGCTATGCCCACTTCAACATCAAGATCGGCCCCGACCCGGACTTCGACATCGCCCTGGCCAAAGCCGTCCGCAAAGCAGCGCCCCAGGCTTTCTTATGGGCCGACGCCAACGGAGGGTACGATCAGGAGACCGCGCTACTGGCCGCCCCCCGGCTGGCGGATGCGGGGGTTGACGTCCTGGAATCTCCCCTGCGGCCCAACCGGATCTCGGGCTACCAGGCTCTCAAGAAGCAAGGCGCCCTGCCCATCCTGATGGACGAAGGCGTGGTCTCCCCCGCCGATTTGGAAGAGTTTATTCGGCTGGGCATGCTGGACGGGATCTCGGCCAAGCCCGCCCGCTGCGGCGGGCTGCGCTCCAACAAGCACCAGATCGAGATCTGCCGCGAGCGCGGGCTGATGTGGCTCGGCAGCGGCCTGACCGATCCCGACATATCGCTGGCCGCGTCGCTGGCGCTTTACGGCGCCTTCGGACTGGCCAAGCCGGCGGCCCTGAACGGCCCGCAGTTCCTGGCCGCCGACGTGCTGAAGACGCCGCTTCGGATCGAGGGCGGCATCGCCCAAGTCCCGACCGGGCCCGGCTTGGGCATCGACGTCGACGAGGCCAAAGTCGTCGACCTCATGAAAAGAAGCGGCGGCGGCAAGCTGCTGGGCTGA
- a CDS encoding caspase family protein translates to MKRGLISSILFLLGAILPAPAQDKEFRFDAGARQARDVSLYRSSYALVIGISNYTAGWPKLPGVLRDIVDVERALKKQGFEVTVVRDVGQDRIKGAIEDFIGRHGGEPENRLLFYFAGHGHTLRTGYGGELGFIVPSDAPNPDVDKAGFRAKAISMLLFENYAVSIDSKHVLFVFDSCFAGSIFAASRSASVAISEKTAAPVRQFITSGSADEKVPDESIFKGQFIAGIEGEADMNRDGYVTGDELGIFLATNVVNYSKGAQHPKYGKLMNAKLDKGDFVFILPKGVIQPVSKTEADVASRIELEFWKSTKESDRAEAYAGYLAKYPGGVFTALAKQRLDELAKAEAAEKAGNPAAENREEAVPAVRLIQLPGAMIREYNDRIGRFSVSGVPADLKAGGQITLVYAVARDGRVSVESMNDAALDVVPEDKKQAVKDGIIAAAREIVLPPPRDKEGNRVTVVHWPVSYQVGRYQDRLVFNIVAF, encoded by the coding sequence TTGAAGAGAGGCCTGATCTCGTCGATCCTTTTCCTTCTCGGAGCCATTCTCCCCGCCCCGGCCCAGGACAAGGAATTCCGATTCGACGCCGGCGCTCGCCAGGCCCGCGATGTCTCGCTGTACCGTTCCAGCTACGCGCTTGTGATCGGCATTTCCAATTACACGGCCGGATGGCCGAAATTGCCGGGCGTTTTACGGGACATCGTGGACGTGGAGAGGGCTCTGAAAAAACAGGGCTTCGAAGTGACGGTCGTCCGGGACGTCGGGCAGGATCGGATCAAGGGGGCTATCGAAGACTTCATCGGCCGCCATGGCGGCGAGCCGGAGAACCGCCTCCTGTTCTATTTCGCGGGCCACGGCCACACCTTGAGGACGGGCTACGGCGGAGAACTGGGCTTCATCGTTCCCTCCGACGCCCCCAATCCCGACGTCGACAAGGCGGGCTTCCGGGCCAAGGCCATCAGCATGCTGCTGTTCGAGAACTACGCGGTCAGCATCGACTCCAAACACGTGCTGTTCGTGTTCGACAGCTGCTTCGCCGGTTCGATCTTTGCCGCGAGCCGGTCCGCCTCCGTGGCGATCAGCGAGAAGACGGCCGCCCCCGTCCGACAGTTCATCACCTCGGGGAGCGCGGACGAGAAAGTCCCGGACGAAAGCATCTTCAAAGGGCAGTTCATCGCCGGAATCGAAGGCGAGGCGGACATGAACCGCGACGGCTATGTCACCGGGGACGAGTTGGGGATCTTTCTTGCGACAAACGTCGTCAACTACTCGAAAGGCGCCCAGCATCCGAAGTACGGAAAGCTGATGAATGCCAAGCTGGATAAGGGCGATTTCGTCTTCATCCTGCCCAAGGGGGTTATCCAACCGGTTTCCAAAACCGAGGCGGATGTCGCCTCCCGGATCGAGCTGGAGTTCTGGAAGTCGACCAAGGAAAGCGATCGGGCGGAAGCCTACGCCGGCTACCTGGCAAAATATCCGGGCGGCGTCTTCACGGCCCTGGCCAAGCAGAGGCTGGACGAATTGGCCAAGGCCGAGGCGGCGGAGAAAGCGGGCAACCCGGCCGCAGAGAACCGGGAGGAGGCCGTTCCCGCAGTCCGGTTGATCCAGCTCCCCGGGGCCATGATCCGCGAATATAACGACAGGATCGGACGATTCTCTGTTTCCGGCGTTCCTGCGGACCTCAAGGCCGGCGGCCAGATCACCCTGGTCTATGCCGTCGCCCGGGACGGCCGGGTGTCCGTCGAATCGATGAACGATGCGGCTCTCGATGTCGTCCCCGAGGATAAAAAGCAAGCGGTTAAGGACGGCATCATCGCCGCGGCCCGGGAGATCGTCCTGCCTCCGCCCCGGGACAAAGAAGGGAACCGCGTCACCGTGGTCCATTGGCCGGTCAGCTATCAGGTCGGCCGTTATCAAGACAGGCTCGTTTTCAACATCGTCGCTTTCTAA
- a CDS encoding outer membrane beta-barrel protein gives MKSQGSVRRTALAAVSIAVLFLSLARPAAAQQSELEKAKTLINAGEFDAGIKLLEGYIATIKDIASRRKSIAEAYYLIAKIYFSVGEDDKSDENLAAAFAAFPGFMAEETNAAFRIRAERGRALAAQRQREEQAAAAANGAKSGGKGSAAFRFKVLGAYCFCDSSRTTAFGQKVSSYYRVAPAIGVGAEFGSSLVLDVEIWLLPKGGNFTFSYPAAGESYSEAVDVYVFRWEISLPVLAKLYVLPADSRIRPFVLGGGEIAQVTWNVLEGYWGDIQQKRQTLSKQMDYGLIFGAGADFRLGARISLFLEGRLHLGLAELDNGGDYYGPAPSKPYMLGIFTGIKF, from the coding sequence TTGAAATCGCAAGGTTCCGTCCGGAGAACCGCCCTGGCCGCCGTCTCGATCGCCGTCCTGTTCCTGTCCCTCGCCCGGCCGGCCGCCGCCCAGCAGAGCGAGCTGGAGAAGGCCAAGACCCTCATCAACGCCGGGGAGTTCGACGCGGGCATCAAGCTGCTGGAAGGCTACATCGCCACCATCAAGGACATCGCCAGCCGGCGAAAGTCCATCGCCGAAGCGTATTACCTGATCGCCAAGATCTACTTCTCCGTCGGAGAGGACGACAAGTCCGACGAAAATCTAGCGGCGGCCTTCGCCGCCTTTCCGGGCTTCATGGCTGAGGAGACGAACGCCGCTTTCCGCATCCGGGCGGAACGAGGCCGGGCTCTTGCGGCCCAGCGCCAGAGGGAGGAACAGGCCGCAGCCGCGGCGAACGGGGCGAAATCCGGCGGCAAGGGAAGCGCCGCCTTCCGCTTCAAGGTGCTGGGCGCATATTGTTTCTGCGACTCGAGCCGGACCACCGCTTTCGGACAAAAAGTGAGTTCGTACTATCGCGTCGCCCCGGCCATAGGCGTGGGAGCCGAGTTCGGCTCAAGTCTGGTCCTGGACGTCGAGATATGGCTGCTGCCCAAAGGGGGCAATTTCACCTTCTCCTATCCCGCTGCCGGCGAGAGCTACTCTGAAGCCGTGGATGTGTACGTATTTCGCTGGGAGATCAGCCTGCCCGTCTTGGCCAAGCTCTACGTACTGCCCGCGGACTCCCGCATCCGGCCGTTCGTCCTGGGCGGCGGCGAGATCGCCCAGGTCACCTGGAATGTCCTGGAGGGGTATTGGGGGGACATTCAGCAGAAAAGACAGACCCTGTCGAAACAGATGGATTACGGCCTGATCTTCGGCGCGGGAGCGGATTTCCGCCTGGGCGCTCGAATATCCCTCTTCCTCGAGGGACGCCTTCATCTCGGGCTGGCCGAGCTCGACAATGGCGGCGATTACTACGGCCCGGCCCCCTCGAAGCCGTATATGCTCGGAATATTCACCGGGATCAAGTTCTGA